From Desulfovibrio porci:
AGGGCGTCACGCGCCGTGGCCAGATAGGCGTCCGCGTCCAGGCGGGTCCGTTGGTCGTGTCCCGCATCGCGGATGCGTTCGGCAATGGCGGCGGCGTCGTTCTCGGTCATCAGGCCGCAGCCGAAGGCCGCGTCAAAGGCCACGCGTTCCTCCTGCTCCAGGCCCAGGCGGTAGAGTCGCAGGGGCGGGGTGAGCTTGCCTTCGCGCACGTCGCCGCCCGTGGGCTTGCCGGTGAGGCTTTCGGGCGCGAAGTCCAGGGCGTCGTCCACCATCTGGAAGGCCATGCCCAGATTTTCGCCGTAGGCTGCCGCCGCTGCGGCCTGCGCGTCCGTCGCGCCCGCGCGCAACGCGCCCAGCTGGCAGGAGGCGCGAATCAGCCAGGCGGTTTTGCCGCGCACGATCTCCTCGTATTCCGCGGCGCTGGTGTCCACCCGGCGCTGGGCCACGATTTCCAGAATTTCTCCGGCGGCGGTGCGGCTGGTGGCTTCGGAAAAACAGAGGGAAAGGCGCGGATCCCCGAATCCCGCCACCAGGGCGTTGGCCTCGGCCAGCAGCGCGTCGCCCGCCAGGATGGTGGGCGTCACCTCGAACAGGGTATGCGCGGCGGGCTTGCCCCGGCGGCTCACGGCGTTGTCCAGCACGTCGTCGTGCAGCAGGGTGGCCGCGTGCAGCATTTCCATGGTCACGGCCAGATCATAGATGTCCGCGCGCTCATAGCCCAGCAGGCGGGCCGTGAGCACGGTGAGCAGGGGCCGCAGGCGTTTGCCCCCGGCTTCGAAAATGTGCCGCGCCACGGGCCGCACGGGTTCTGGCAGGCCTTGGGCCGCGCGCTCAAGGGCCGCGTTGATGGGCGGCAGTTCAAGGGCGAGGCGTGCTTTGAGAAGAATATTTGCCATAGGTCACAACAGGTTGAGTGAGGGCAGCACCGCGTCAAGCGCTTGCAGCGCGCCCGGAAAATCCTTTTCCTCTTTTGTGCGCGGGCCCACCTTGTTGGACACGCTGCGGATCTCCACACAGGGAACCCCGGCTCTGGCGCAGGCATAGGCCACGGCAAAGCCTTCCATGTTTTCCAGCTCCGCGTGATAGCGGTTCCAGAGGTCCCGCGCCCTGGCGAAACTGGCGCTGACCCCGGCCACGGTCAGCGAACGGCAGGGGACGAACCCGTCGCCGCCGGAGCGGGGCGCGCCGCCGGTGAGCGCTTCCGCGCCGGCCAGGGACAGGCGGTCATACACATCCGCCCCGCCATTCTTATCGCTCTCACCGTTCCCGGCTTCCCGCCGCCAGAGCGGAAAGCTGAAGGCTTTGGCCGTCACGGCCCGGCCGTCGTGCAGGCCGTATTCCGGCCAGATTTCCTCGCGCACCAGACAGAGGGCGCGCAGGGGCAGAGCCTCCAGATCAAAAGCGCCGGTCAGCCCCGCGTTGAGCACCGCGTCAATGCGCTGCCCCCGCGCCCCGGCCTGGCCGAAGCAGCGTCCCAGAGCCAGGGCCGCGTTGAGCGGACCCACGCCGGTGACGCAGAACAGCGTATCCCGGCCTTTGAGGCGCGCGGACCAGAGCTCCATTTCCTCCAGGGCGTCCGCCCTGGGGAAGAGCGCCGGGGCCAGAGCGGCCAGCTCCCGGCCCGTGGCCGCGCAGATCAGCAGGGCCATCGGGCCTACAGTCTCCAGTAGTCGATGCCGGCGGCGCGCAGGGCCGCGGGATCGAAAAAGGCCTTCACGTCCAGCAGCACGGCCTTGTCGGGCTCCTTGAAGCGGGCTTTGAGATCGGCAGGAGACAGGGCCGCGTATTCCCGATGGGATACGGTCAGAATCAGGGCGTCCAGATCATGCAACTCGTCCAGAGGCGCCAGCGTCTGCCCGTATTCGTGCAGGGCTTCCGCCGGATCGGCCTGGGCGTCGCTGACCAGGGTTTCCACGCCGTAATCCCGGAGTTCGCGGATAACGTCCACCACGCGGGTATTGCGCAGGTCCGGCACATTTTCCTTGAAGGTGAAGCCCAGGATGCCCACCCGCGCGCCGCTGATGACCCGGCCGCGCTTGATCATCCGTTTGACGGCGCATTCGGCCACGTATTTGCCCATATTGTCGTTGATCCGGCGGCCCGCCAGGATCACCTCGGGATGGAAGCCCAGTTCCTCGGCCTTGAAGGTCAGGTAGTAGGGGTCCACACCGATGCAGTGGCCGCCCACCAATCCGGGACGGAAGGGCAGAAAATTCCACTTGCTGCCCGCCGCTTCCAGTACTTCCAGGGTGTCGATGCCCAAGCGTTCGAAAATGACCGCCAGTTCGTTCATCAGGGCGATGTTCAGGTCGCGCTGGGTGTTCTCGATCACCTTGGCGGCCTCGGCCACCTTGATGCTGGAGGCGCGGTGGATGCCCGCCCGGACCACCGAGCCGTAGATTTGCGCCAGCAGGTCCGCCGTGGCCTGATCCGAACCGGAAACAATCTTGGTGATGGTTTCCAGGGTGTGGACCTTGTCGCCGGGGTTGATGCGCTCCGGCGAGTAGCCCACCGTAAAGTCGCGCCCAAAGGTCAGGCCCGATTCCTTTTCCAGAATGGGCACGCAGATTTCTTCCGTGAGGCCGGGGTAAACCGTGGATTCGTAGACCACCACGCAGCCCTTGCCCATATGGCGGCCCACTGTTGTGCTGGCCCCCACCACGGGCGTGAGGTCCGGGGAGCGGTGGTCGTCAATGGGCGTGGGCACGGCCACGATGATCACGGCGGCCCGGGCCAGATCCGCCGGATCGCAGGTGTAGCGCACGGCGGCGGCCTTGAGCGCAGCGTCGTTGACTTCCCGGGTGCGGTCGTGGCCCTGGGTCAGTTCCGCGACGCGTCCGGCGTTGATGTCAAAACCCAGCACGTCCATATGCCGCGACAAGGCCACGGCCAGGGGAAGACCCACATAGCCCAGGCCCACCACGGCCAAGGGCTGACGGCGTTCTTGCAGTGCTTCAAAAGTGATCATGCTTCTTTCCTTTACAAAAACCCGGTTTTCCGTCACCAGAAAAACATGCAGTTTGATTTTGCCCTGTTCCTGCGCGCCCTGGGCCTGGCCTTTGTGCTGGAAGGCCTGTGCTGGGCGCTGTTTCCCGGCGGCATGCGCCGGGCCATGGCCGGTCTGTTGTCCCGCCCGGAACGCCAGCTGCGCCTGGCCGGACTGGCGGCCGTGGCGGCGGGCCTGCTGGTTATCCGGCTGGCCCTTTAGGAAATGTTGGCACTACATTCTTTCGCTCCCTGGCGGCGTCGAACTTCGTCTTTTATTCCAGCCGAATACCATAAAAGTACACTCCTTTCATAAAGGGCTTGTTCTCCTTGCCAGGAAACAAGATTTCTGTAGTGTCGCCATTTCCTGGCACGCAACATCCCTCTGGAAAGCCTACGCCTTTTCCCCCAGATGCAGGCAGACAATGCCCGAGGTGAGCTTGAGATGCCGGGCGCGGGCGAAGCCGGAGCGCAGCATTTCCTCCTCCAGTTTCCGGGCTGTGGGAAAGGCGCGGATGGTGTCCGCCAGATAGCCGTAGGCCGCTGGATCTTTGGAAAACAGGCGGCCCACGCGCGGCAGAACGCGGTTCAGATAAAAATTGTACAGTCCGCCCCAGATCCGTTCCTGCCCGGAACCGAATTCCAGAATACAGGCCCGGCCTCCGGGACGCAGCACGCGCAGCATTTCGGCGAACGCGGCTTCGCGCGGAAGGATATTGCGGATGCCGAAGGCCATGGTGATGCAGTCCACCGAGGCGTCGGGCAGGGGCAGCTGTTTGGCGTCCGCCGCCACGGGCAGGACGCGCCGGGCGTTGTCGCCCTTGAGTTTGCGGCGACCCAGAGACAACATGGGCGGGCAGAAGTCCAGCGCGGGCACCAGGGCGGTGGGATGACGACGGCGTACGGCTAGGGCCACGTCCAAGGTTCCGGCGGCCAGATCCAGCACCACGCCGCCCTGACCGAGGGTCACGTTGCAGGCCAGCACCCGGCGCCAGTACTGATCCACGCCAAGACTGAGCAGGCGGTTGAGCAGATCGTAAAAACGCGCGATGCGGCCGAACATTCCGGCCACCGCGGCATCATGGACGCGGGGCTGGCCGGAAGCCGGGACGGGAGCGGCGCTCACGCCCTCGTTCCTTCGGTTTCATCCGCGTTTTCGCGAATGGCGGCGTAGACCACCCGGTAGACGGCCGGGAAAATCTCGGCGAAGTTGCCCGGCGAAACCGTGCGCGTCTCAATGAATTTGGCGGTCAGTTCCTTGGCTACCTGCAAAGCTTCCTTGCGATCCTTATCCATACCTGCCTCAGGGGTCCTCCGGACCGGGCAAGCCCGGAACGCCGGAACCGGTGAAAAACCCGGCGAAAATAAAAAACCCGCCCCTTGGGGAATGGCCTGATGACCCACAACGGGTTCTTTGCCTGGACGGGTAAAAGAACGGAAACGTAAGCCCCCGCCCCTTTTGTTCGTCAAAAAACACGGTTCGCCCGCGCGTAAAACAGGGCAACAGCATATGCGTTCCGCCGGGCCTTGGCAAGAGCGTCACGCCGGACAGGCCGGACAGAGGGGATGCGGGCCGGAGTGCGAAAAAATCCGGACGCCGCTGTGCGACGCCCGGAAGAAAAAACTGGAGTACGGGGCTTGCGGCATGGAACGCCTGGACAGGCCCTGGAGCGGATTAACTTTAAGCTTATATATGACCGGGACATGATGTTCCGACCCGTAAGTTTCACGCCTCCGCCGGAGCTTGCGGTTACTCCGGCATCAAGGCGGAGTCTCGCTTTGCTCGACTCCGTGGGCAATTTTAAAGTTAATCGCTCTAGTCCTGAACCAGTTTGGCGATTTCCTCGCGCAGGATCCGCGCCGCCGCGCCGGCCGCGGCTTTTTCCACCTGCTGGTTGAAGCGGGGCTCCAGCGTGTCCAGGCGGCTTTCCAGGGCATCCATGCGCGCCGAGACGCTTTTGCCCATGAGGCTGAGATTGTGCAGGCGTTCCCCCAAGGCCTCGTCCGGGGCGGGAGCGGGCATGTCCTTCAGGGCCTGGCCCACCGAGGAGGAGATCAGCGCGGCGAAACGGTCGTGCAGGGGGGTGCCCTCGCGCAACAGGTCTTCCAGGGAGGCCGCGGGAGCCGCCACAGCCTTTTCAAGGGCCGAAATGCGGGCTTTGGCCTCGGCCATCTCGTTTTCGCAATGCTGGAGGCGCTCGCCCAGGCGGGCGTTTTCTTCGGCCAGTTCCGTCAATTGCGCCAATTCCGCCCCGTCGGCGGCGGGCGCGGGTTCGGCAACGGGCACCGCCGGGGATGGGCTCAGGGGCTGGGGAGCGGCCGGGGCTTCCACCAGTGGAGCGTCGGCCTGTTCGCCGGCAGGCGCGGTTTCCTCCTCGACGGGCATGAGCAAAAGATCTTCCGCCGGGGTAACGGGCTGTTCCGCTTCGACCTCCGGTTGTGCCTCAGTTTCCGCCGGTTCCGGGCTCGCCTCAGGAACGGGAAGTCCGGCTTCTTCAACGGCGGAGACTTCGTCGGTGATGGCCGCCTCGTCCTGAACCGCCGCATCCGCCACATCCGGCGTCGCATCCGGGGCGGGTTCTTCCTGCATGGCGCTCTGCAGCAGTGCGTCCAGATCCGGTTCCGGCTCCGCTCCGGAAGCCGGGCTTTCCTCCAGCGCGGCTTCTTCCTCTCCGGCCGGGCCGTTCGGCGCGTTTGCGGCTTCAACCGTAGTGGCCGCCGTTTCGGCAGGCAGCTCCAGTTCGGGTTCCAGCACCACAGCTTCCAGAGGCGCTTGCGCGGCGGCGGGTTCATCCGCGTCGGCTGCGGGACTCTCCGGCATGTCCGCGTCCGGAGACATGGCCGCCAGCAGGGCGTCCAGATCCATTTCGATATCAGTATCGGTCGTGTTTTCCTGCGGGGCCGCCTGTGCCTGATGCTCCGCTTTCGGGGCCGCTTCGGGGGCGGTTTCCGTTTCCGGCGCGCTCACGGGCGCGGCCTGCGCGGGAGTAGCGGGCGCGTCCTGTTTCAGGTCAAGATCGGCCAGCAGATTGTCCAGATCGTCGGTCAGGTCCGGGGCCGGATCAGCGGAAGGCGCGGCTGCAGGGGCCGGGGCTTCCGGCTCCGGGGCGGGCGTCGCCGCCGGTGCGGCGGGGTCGGAAGCCAGCAGGGCATCCAGATCCGTCTCAATATCAGTATCGGTCGTGTTTTCCTGCGGGGCCGCCTGTGCCTGGGGCTCCGCTTTCGGGGCCGCTTCGG
This genomic window contains:
- a CDS encoding polyprenyl synthetase family protein; its protein translation is MANILLKARLALELPPINAALERAAQGLPEPVRPVARHIFEAGGKRLRPLLTVLTARLLGYERADIYDLAVTMEMLHAATLLHDDVLDNAVSRRGKPAAHTLFEVTPTILAGDALLAEANALVAGFGDPRLSLCFSEATSRTAAGEILEIVAQRRVDTSAAEYEEIVRGKTAWLIRASCQLGALRAGATDAQAAAAAAYGENLGMAFQMVDDALDFAPESLTGKPTGGDVREGKLTPPLRLYRLGLEQEERVAFDAAFGCGLMTENDAAAIAERIRDAGHDQRTRLDADAYLATARDALDTLPDRPERELMRQMADYVRDRKK
- the mqnB gene encoding futalosine hydrolase; the protein is MALLICAATGRELAALAPALFPRADALEEMELWSARLKGRDTLFCVTGVGPLNAALALGRCFGQAGARGQRIDAVLNAGLTGAFDLEALPLRALCLVREEIWPEYGLHDGRAVTAKAFSFPLWRREAGNGESDKNGGADVYDRLSLAGAEALTGGAPRSGGDGFVPCRSLTVAGVSASFARARDLWNRYHAELENMEGFAVAYACARAGVPCVEIRSVSNKVGPRTKEEKDFPGALQALDAVLPSLNLL
- a CDS encoding nucleotide sugar dehydrogenase, encoding MITFEALQERRQPLAVVGLGYVGLPLAVALSRHMDVLGFDINAGRVAELTQGHDRTREVNDAALKAAAVRYTCDPADLARAAVIIVAVPTPIDDHRSPDLTPVVGASTTVGRHMGKGCVVVYESTVYPGLTEEICVPILEKESGLTFGRDFTVGYSPERINPGDKVHTLETITKIVSGSDQATADLLAQIYGSVVRAGIHRASSIKVAEAAKVIENTQRDLNIALMNELAVIFERLGIDTLEVLEAAGSKWNFLPFRPGLVGGHCIGVDPYYLTFKAEELGFHPEVILAGRRINDNMGKYVAECAVKRMIKRGRVISGARVGILGFTFKENVPDLRNTRVVDVIRELRDYGVETLVSDAQADPAEALHEYGQTLAPLDELHDLDALILTVSHREYAALSPADLKARFKEPDKAVLLDVKAFFDPAALRAAGIDYWRL
- a CDS encoding DUF2065 domain-containing protein → MQFDFALFLRALGLAFVLEGLCWALFPGGMRRAMAGLLSRPERQLRLAGLAAVAAGLLVIRLAL
- a CDS encoding ubiquinone/menaquinone biosynthesis methyltransferase, with product MSAAPVPASGQPRVHDAAVAGMFGRIARFYDLLNRLLSLGVDQYWRRVLACNVTLGQGGVVLDLAAGTLDVALAVRRRHPTALVPALDFCPPMLSLGRRKLKGDNARRVLPVAADAKQLPLPDASVDCITMAFGIRNILPREAAFAEMLRVLRPGGRACILEFGSGQERIWGGLYNFYLNRVLPRVGRLFSKDPAAYGYLADTIRAFPTARKLEEEMLRSGFARARHLKLTSGIVCLHLGEKA